Proteins co-encoded in one Oncorhynchus keta strain PuntledgeMale-10-30-2019 chromosome 36, Oket_V2, whole genome shotgun sequence genomic window:
- the LOC118369771 gene encoding protein FAM149B1-like isoform X2 produces the protein MISRYTRRPVTHSLEIRGLSRSHLDHHPLPEEVDDDFLPQHLLHDLQEAVSTYNSSETTSAASNRSDSPTVTTGNTTRAWSGIHSYTGTGISTERSSVFSWGYDEFDKAASRQVQQMFEEIDEELYEGRGGAHLLGLQDECHQWAFRFPHLRILGSQLVCPSDEGFQWYAISGKGTGTPASTTAAGQKDSSSSKPQDKDKPGPSTDLCVQGRRAVLSRPCVAVDHPPGTPSGSRGHDRPKVIEAEGLMEEYLAFDSRDLDDEWEQGWVGAGRRRYCLPPVSPYRCRRQAALDLLFDDVWRELVGWMEELVRRHWEGYVSDDEKTAVNFSPSQSDAENPFLLLSTHPTLLPRLGQIRVPQLTGSLQPQTTKSRVSKHKSRRKSKKQKKPSTVCNSHPEPKWRRSTPSTASSRVPVGAAVTHHNLNDLIMIHGIPLQQRNLGVMERAQDPEERVVVTHRPGSSVIPSSKPRPRRVLEQSSSSLSRPPQSALRRNPPPRTLLPLVPCLTQFSAAGSMEEVIRGTRLPTASDRLASPLIPLGRNTLLPPIGTEEAEPTHSGQHFRPTQRHRGLSSRAHSAVTDEAGCLLPRDRLHQLDVFSRPNTTHTYRSDTPYRRSFTVLDNIGQGRPGRESLGTDSLGIGVMGISLGISLGISSSSFLDSFIHHPLGHSPIKDEEEPDTQAPTPEPYFCMLELCLPGCQRQ, from the exons ATGATTTCGCGATACACCAGGCGGCCGGTAACGCACAGTCTTGAGAT TCGTGGCTTATCCCGAAGCCACCTTGACCATCACCCTCTCCCAGAAGAGGTAGACGATGACTTCCTCCCCCAGCACCTCCTCCATGACCTTCAGGAAGCTGTCTCAACTTACAACAG cTCAGAGACGACGTCTGCAGCCTCTAACCGGTCAGACTCTCCAACGGtcaccactggaaacacaacgcGGGCCTGGTCTGGGATCCACAGCTACACAGGGACAGGCATCTCTACAGAGAGGAGCTCTGTCTTCTCCTGGGGCTATGAT gaGTTTGACAAGGCGGCTTCGCGACAGGTGCAGCAAATGTTTGAGGAGATTGATGAGGAGCTTTACGAGGGGCGGGGTGGGGCGCATCTACTGGGGCTGCAAGATGAGTGTCATCAGTGGGCATTCAGGTTCCCTCACTTACG GATTCTGGGTAGTCAGCTGGTGTGTCCCAGTGACGAGGGCTTTCAGTGGTACGCAATCTCAGGGAAGGGGACCGGGACACCCGCCAGCACCACTGCAGCTGGACAGAAGGACAGCAGTAGTAGCAAGCCCCAGGATAAGGACAAGCCCGGCCCCAGCACAGA tctgtgtgtgcaGGGGAGAAGGGCTGTGCTGTCCAGGCCCTGTGTGGCAGTTGACCACCCCCCTGGTACTCCCAGTGGATCCAGAGGTCATGACAGGCCCAAGGTGATCGAGGCTGAAGGCCTGATGGAGGAGTACCTGGCCTTTGACAGCAGGGACCT GGATGATGAGTGGGAGCAGGGGTGGGTGGGGGCTGGTCGGCGGAGGTACTGCCTGCCTCCTGTGTCTCCCTATCGCTGTCGCAGACAGGCGGCCCTGGACTTGCTCTTTGACGACGTGTGGCGAGAGCTGGTTGGCTGGATGGAGGAGCTGGTCCGCAGGCATTGGGAGGGCTATGTCTCAG ATGATGAGAAGACTGCAGTGAACTTCAGCCCATCACAGTCTGATGCTGAGAATCCTTTCCTGCTTCTGTCCACACATCCCACCCTTCTCCCCAGGCTAGGCCAGATCAGGGTGCCCCAGCTAACAGGCAGCCTGCAACCCCAG ACCACAAAATCAAGGGTCTCAAAGCACAAGTCCAGACGGAAATCCAAAAAGCAGAAAAAGCCATCCACTGTATGTAACTCTCACCCAGAGCCAAAATGGCGCCGATCGACGCCATCCACAGCG tcCAGTCGGGTACCAGTAGGGGCAGCGGTGACGCATCACAACCTCAACGACCTCATAATGATCCACGGCATCCCCCTGCAGCAGAGGAACCTGGGTGTGATGGAGAGAGCTCA GGATCCTGAGGAGAGGGTGGTGGTGACCCATCGGCCAGGGTCCAGTGTGATTCCGTCCAGCAAGCCCCGTCCTCGCCGGGTGCTGGAGCAGagctcctcctccctgtcccgtCCGCCCCAGTCGGCGCTACGCCGTAACCCCCCCCCACGTACCCTTCTGCCCTTGGTTCCCTGCCTGACACAGTTCAGTGCCGCCGGCTCCATGGAGGAGGTCATCCGTGGGACACGCCT ACCCACAGCCAGTGACCGCCTGGCCTCGCCTCTGATACCTCTGGGCAGGAACACACTCCTTCCCCCCATCGGGACAGAAGAAGCTGAACCCACGCACTCTGGACAGCACTTCAGACCTACTCAG CGGCATAGAGGCTTGTCCAGTCGTGCCCATAGTGCTGTTACAGATGAAGCTGGTTGTTTGCTTCCTCGGGATCGGCTTCATCAATTGGATGTATTCTCCCGTCCCAACACCACCCACACCTACAGG TCAGACACCCCTTACCGCCGCTCCTTCACGGTGCTGGACAACATTGGACAGGGGCGTCCTGGCAGAGAATCTTTGGGTACAG ACTCTTTGGGCATCGGAGTGATGGGCATCAGTCTGGGCATCAGTCTGGGTATCAGCAGTTCCTCCTTCCTGGACTCCTTCATCCACCACCCTCTGGGCCACTCCCCCATCAAGGATGAGGAGGAGCCTGACACACAAGCCCCTACCCCAG AGCCCTATTTTTGTATGTTGGAACTCTGCTTACCTGGCTGCCAAAGACAGTAA
- the LOC118369771 gene encoding protein FAM149B1-like isoform X4 encodes MISRYTRRPVTHSLEIRGLSRSHLDHHPLPEEVDDDFLPQHLLHDLQEAVSTYNSSETTSAASNRSDSPTVTTGNTTRAWSGIHSYTGTGISTERSSVFSWGYDEFDKAASRQVQQMFEEIDEELYEGRGGAHLLGLQDECHQWAFRFPHLRILGSQLVCPSDEGFQWYAISGKGTGTPASTTAAGQKDSSSSKPQDKDKPGPSTDLCVQGRRAVLSRPCVAVDHPPGTPSGSRGHDRPKVIEAEGLMEEYLAFDSRDLDDEWEQGWVGAGRRRYCLPPVSPYRCRRQAALDLLFDDVWRELVGWMEELVRRHWEGYVSDDEKTAVNFSPSQSDAENPFLLLSTHPTLLPRLGQIRVPQLTGSLQPQSSRVPVGAAVTHHNLNDLIMIHGIPLQQRNLGVMERAQDPEERVVVTHRPGSSVIPSSKPRPRRVLEQSSSSLSRPPQSALRRNPPPRTLLPLVPCLTQFSAAGSMEEVIRGTRLPTASDRLASPLIPLGRNTLLPPIGTEEAEPTHSGQHFRPTQRHRGLSSRAHSAVTDEAGCLLPRDRLHQLDVFSRPNTTHTYRSDTPYRRSFTVLDNIGQGRPGRESLGTDSLGIGVMGISLGISLGISSSSFLDSFIHHPLGHSPIKDEEEPDTQAPTPAVLVPVSVPARSYSRGGFTSRSSRPGL; translated from the exons ATGATTTCGCGATACACCAGGCGGCCGGTAACGCACAGTCTTGAGAT TCGTGGCTTATCCCGAAGCCACCTTGACCATCACCCTCTCCCAGAAGAGGTAGACGATGACTTCCTCCCCCAGCACCTCCTCCATGACCTTCAGGAAGCTGTCTCAACTTACAACAG cTCAGAGACGACGTCTGCAGCCTCTAACCGGTCAGACTCTCCAACGGtcaccactggaaacacaacgcGGGCCTGGTCTGGGATCCACAGCTACACAGGGACAGGCATCTCTACAGAGAGGAGCTCTGTCTTCTCCTGGGGCTATGAT gaGTTTGACAAGGCGGCTTCGCGACAGGTGCAGCAAATGTTTGAGGAGATTGATGAGGAGCTTTACGAGGGGCGGGGTGGGGCGCATCTACTGGGGCTGCAAGATGAGTGTCATCAGTGGGCATTCAGGTTCCCTCACTTACG GATTCTGGGTAGTCAGCTGGTGTGTCCCAGTGACGAGGGCTTTCAGTGGTACGCAATCTCAGGGAAGGGGACCGGGACACCCGCCAGCACCACTGCAGCTGGACAGAAGGACAGCAGTAGTAGCAAGCCCCAGGATAAGGACAAGCCCGGCCCCAGCACAGA tctgtgtgtgcaGGGGAGAAGGGCTGTGCTGTCCAGGCCCTGTGTGGCAGTTGACCACCCCCCTGGTACTCCCAGTGGATCCAGAGGTCATGACAGGCCCAAGGTGATCGAGGCTGAAGGCCTGATGGAGGAGTACCTGGCCTTTGACAGCAGGGACCT GGATGATGAGTGGGAGCAGGGGTGGGTGGGGGCTGGTCGGCGGAGGTACTGCCTGCCTCCTGTGTCTCCCTATCGCTGTCGCAGACAGGCGGCCCTGGACTTGCTCTTTGACGACGTGTGGCGAGAGCTGGTTGGCTGGATGGAGGAGCTGGTCCGCAGGCATTGGGAGGGCTATGTCTCAG ATGATGAGAAGACTGCAGTGAACTTCAGCCCATCACAGTCTGATGCTGAGAATCCTTTCCTGCTTCTGTCCACACATCCCACCCTTCTCCCCAGGCTAGGCCAGATCAGGGTGCCCCAGCTAACAGGCAGCCTGCAACCCCAG tcCAGTCGGGTACCAGTAGGGGCAGCGGTGACGCATCACAACCTCAACGACCTCATAATGATCCACGGCATCCCCCTGCAGCAGAGGAACCTGGGTGTGATGGAGAGAGCTCA GGATCCTGAGGAGAGGGTGGTGGTGACCCATCGGCCAGGGTCCAGTGTGATTCCGTCCAGCAAGCCCCGTCCTCGCCGGGTGCTGGAGCAGagctcctcctccctgtcccgtCCGCCCCAGTCGGCGCTACGCCGTAACCCCCCCCCACGTACCCTTCTGCCCTTGGTTCCCTGCCTGACACAGTTCAGTGCCGCCGGCTCCATGGAGGAGGTCATCCGTGGGACACGCCT ACCCACAGCCAGTGACCGCCTGGCCTCGCCTCTGATACCTCTGGGCAGGAACACACTCCTTCCCCCCATCGGGACAGAAGAAGCTGAACCCACGCACTCTGGACAGCACTTCAGACCTACTCAG CGGCATAGAGGCTTGTCCAGTCGTGCCCATAGTGCTGTTACAGATGAAGCTGGTTGTTTGCTTCCTCGGGATCGGCTTCATCAATTGGATGTATTCTCCCGTCCCAACACCACCCACACCTACAGG TCAGACACCCCTTACCGCCGCTCCTTCACGGTGCTGGACAACATTGGACAGGGGCGTCCTGGCAGAGAATCTTTGGGTACAG ACTCTTTGGGCATCGGAGTGATGGGCATCAGTCTGGGCATCAGTCTGGGTATCAGCAGTTCCTCCTTCCTGGACTCCTTCATCCACCACCCTCTGGGCCACTCCCCCATCAAGGATGAGGAGGAGCCTGACACACAAGCCCCTACCCCAG CTGTACTGGTGCCTGTGTCAGTCCCAGCACGCTCCTACAGCCGGGGGGGCTTCACATCCCGCAGTAGCAGACCTGGGTTGTAG
- the LOC118369771 gene encoding protein FAM149B1-like isoform X1, with protein sequence MISRYTRRPVTHSLEIRGLSRSHLDHHPLPEEVDDDFLPQHLLHDLQEAVSTYNSSETTSAASNRSDSPTVTTGNTTRAWSGIHSYTGTGISTERSSVFSWGYDEFDKAASRQVQQMFEEIDEELYEGRGGAHLLGLQDECHQWAFRFPHLRILGSQLVCPSDEGFQWYAISGKGTGTPASTTAAGQKDSSSSKPQDKDKPGPSTDLCVQGRRAVLSRPCVAVDHPPGTPSGSRGHDRPKVIEAEGLMEEYLAFDSRDLDDEWEQGWVGAGRRRYCLPPVSPYRCRRQAALDLLFDDVWRELVGWMEELVRRHWEGYVSDDEKTAVNFSPSQSDAENPFLLLSTHPTLLPRLGQIRVPQLTGSLQPQTTKSRVSKHKSRRKSKKQKKPSTVCNSHPEPKWRRSTPSTASSRVPVGAAVTHHNLNDLIMIHGIPLQQRNLGVMERAQDPEERVVVTHRPGSSVIPSSKPRPRRVLEQSSSSLSRPPQSALRRNPPPRTLLPLVPCLTQFSAAGSMEEVIRGTRLPTASDRLASPLIPLGRNTLLPPIGTEEAEPTHSGQHFRPTQRHRGLSSRAHSAVTDEAGCLLPRDRLHQLDVFSRPNTTHTYRSDTPYRRSFTVLDNIGQGRPGRESLGTDSLGIGVMGISLGISLGISSSSFLDSFIHHPLGHSPIKDEEEPDTQAPTPAVLVPVSVPARSYSRGGFTSRSSRPGL encoded by the exons ATGATTTCGCGATACACCAGGCGGCCGGTAACGCACAGTCTTGAGAT TCGTGGCTTATCCCGAAGCCACCTTGACCATCACCCTCTCCCAGAAGAGGTAGACGATGACTTCCTCCCCCAGCACCTCCTCCATGACCTTCAGGAAGCTGTCTCAACTTACAACAG cTCAGAGACGACGTCTGCAGCCTCTAACCGGTCAGACTCTCCAACGGtcaccactggaaacacaacgcGGGCCTGGTCTGGGATCCACAGCTACACAGGGACAGGCATCTCTACAGAGAGGAGCTCTGTCTTCTCCTGGGGCTATGAT gaGTTTGACAAGGCGGCTTCGCGACAGGTGCAGCAAATGTTTGAGGAGATTGATGAGGAGCTTTACGAGGGGCGGGGTGGGGCGCATCTACTGGGGCTGCAAGATGAGTGTCATCAGTGGGCATTCAGGTTCCCTCACTTACG GATTCTGGGTAGTCAGCTGGTGTGTCCCAGTGACGAGGGCTTTCAGTGGTACGCAATCTCAGGGAAGGGGACCGGGACACCCGCCAGCACCACTGCAGCTGGACAGAAGGACAGCAGTAGTAGCAAGCCCCAGGATAAGGACAAGCCCGGCCCCAGCACAGA tctgtgtgtgcaGGGGAGAAGGGCTGTGCTGTCCAGGCCCTGTGTGGCAGTTGACCACCCCCCTGGTACTCCCAGTGGATCCAGAGGTCATGACAGGCCCAAGGTGATCGAGGCTGAAGGCCTGATGGAGGAGTACCTGGCCTTTGACAGCAGGGACCT GGATGATGAGTGGGAGCAGGGGTGGGTGGGGGCTGGTCGGCGGAGGTACTGCCTGCCTCCTGTGTCTCCCTATCGCTGTCGCAGACAGGCGGCCCTGGACTTGCTCTTTGACGACGTGTGGCGAGAGCTGGTTGGCTGGATGGAGGAGCTGGTCCGCAGGCATTGGGAGGGCTATGTCTCAG ATGATGAGAAGACTGCAGTGAACTTCAGCCCATCACAGTCTGATGCTGAGAATCCTTTCCTGCTTCTGTCCACACATCCCACCCTTCTCCCCAGGCTAGGCCAGATCAGGGTGCCCCAGCTAACAGGCAGCCTGCAACCCCAG ACCACAAAATCAAGGGTCTCAAAGCACAAGTCCAGACGGAAATCCAAAAAGCAGAAAAAGCCATCCACTGTATGTAACTCTCACCCAGAGCCAAAATGGCGCCGATCGACGCCATCCACAGCG tcCAGTCGGGTACCAGTAGGGGCAGCGGTGACGCATCACAACCTCAACGACCTCATAATGATCCACGGCATCCCCCTGCAGCAGAGGAACCTGGGTGTGATGGAGAGAGCTCA GGATCCTGAGGAGAGGGTGGTGGTGACCCATCGGCCAGGGTCCAGTGTGATTCCGTCCAGCAAGCCCCGTCCTCGCCGGGTGCTGGAGCAGagctcctcctccctgtcccgtCCGCCCCAGTCGGCGCTACGCCGTAACCCCCCCCCACGTACCCTTCTGCCCTTGGTTCCCTGCCTGACACAGTTCAGTGCCGCCGGCTCCATGGAGGAGGTCATCCGTGGGACACGCCT ACCCACAGCCAGTGACCGCCTGGCCTCGCCTCTGATACCTCTGGGCAGGAACACACTCCTTCCCCCCATCGGGACAGAAGAAGCTGAACCCACGCACTCTGGACAGCACTTCAGACCTACTCAG CGGCATAGAGGCTTGTCCAGTCGTGCCCATAGTGCTGTTACAGATGAAGCTGGTTGTTTGCTTCCTCGGGATCGGCTTCATCAATTGGATGTATTCTCCCGTCCCAACACCACCCACACCTACAGG TCAGACACCCCTTACCGCCGCTCCTTCACGGTGCTGGACAACATTGGACAGGGGCGTCCTGGCAGAGAATCTTTGGGTACAG ACTCTTTGGGCATCGGAGTGATGGGCATCAGTCTGGGCATCAGTCTGGGTATCAGCAGTTCCTCCTTCCTGGACTCCTTCATCCACCACCCTCTGGGCCACTCCCCCATCAAGGATGAGGAGGAGCCTGACACACAAGCCCCTACCCCAG CTGTACTGGTGCCTGTGTCAGTCCCAGCACGCTCCTACAGCCGGGGGGGCTTCACATCCCGCAGTAGCAGACCTGGGTTGTAG
- the LOC118369771 gene encoding protein FAM149B1-like isoform X3, which produces MISRYTRRPVTHSLEIRGLSRSHLDHHPLPEEVDDDFLPQHLLHDLQEAVSTYNSSETTSAASNRSDSPTVTTGNTTRAWSGIHSYTGTGISTERSSVFSWGYDEFDKAASRQVQQMFEEIDEELYEGRGGAHLLGLQDECHQWAFRFPHLRILGSQLVCPSDEGFQWYAISGKGTGTPASTTAAGQKDSSSSKPQDKDKPGPSTDLCVQGRRAVLSRPCVAVDHPPGTPSGSRGHDRPKVIEAEGLMEEYLAFDSRDLDDEWEQGWVGAGRRRYCLPPVSPYRCRRQAALDLLFDDVWRELVGWMEELVRRHWEGYVSDDEKTAVNFSPSQSDAENPFLLLSTHPTLLPRLGQIRVPQLTGSLQPQTTKSRVSKHKSRRKSKKQKKPSTSSRVPVGAAVTHHNLNDLIMIHGIPLQQRNLGVMERAQDPEERVVVTHRPGSSVIPSSKPRPRRVLEQSSSSLSRPPQSALRRNPPPRTLLPLVPCLTQFSAAGSMEEVIRGTRLPTASDRLASPLIPLGRNTLLPPIGTEEAEPTHSGQHFRPTQRHRGLSSRAHSAVTDEAGCLLPRDRLHQLDVFSRPNTTHTYRSDTPYRRSFTVLDNIGQGRPGRESLGTDSLGIGVMGISLGISLGISSSSFLDSFIHHPLGHSPIKDEEEPDTQAPTPAVLVPVSVPARSYSRGGFTSRSSRPGL; this is translated from the exons ATGATTTCGCGATACACCAGGCGGCCGGTAACGCACAGTCTTGAGAT TCGTGGCTTATCCCGAAGCCACCTTGACCATCACCCTCTCCCAGAAGAGGTAGACGATGACTTCCTCCCCCAGCACCTCCTCCATGACCTTCAGGAAGCTGTCTCAACTTACAACAG cTCAGAGACGACGTCTGCAGCCTCTAACCGGTCAGACTCTCCAACGGtcaccactggaaacacaacgcGGGCCTGGTCTGGGATCCACAGCTACACAGGGACAGGCATCTCTACAGAGAGGAGCTCTGTCTTCTCCTGGGGCTATGAT gaGTTTGACAAGGCGGCTTCGCGACAGGTGCAGCAAATGTTTGAGGAGATTGATGAGGAGCTTTACGAGGGGCGGGGTGGGGCGCATCTACTGGGGCTGCAAGATGAGTGTCATCAGTGGGCATTCAGGTTCCCTCACTTACG GATTCTGGGTAGTCAGCTGGTGTGTCCCAGTGACGAGGGCTTTCAGTGGTACGCAATCTCAGGGAAGGGGACCGGGACACCCGCCAGCACCACTGCAGCTGGACAGAAGGACAGCAGTAGTAGCAAGCCCCAGGATAAGGACAAGCCCGGCCCCAGCACAGA tctgtgtgtgcaGGGGAGAAGGGCTGTGCTGTCCAGGCCCTGTGTGGCAGTTGACCACCCCCCTGGTACTCCCAGTGGATCCAGAGGTCATGACAGGCCCAAGGTGATCGAGGCTGAAGGCCTGATGGAGGAGTACCTGGCCTTTGACAGCAGGGACCT GGATGATGAGTGGGAGCAGGGGTGGGTGGGGGCTGGTCGGCGGAGGTACTGCCTGCCTCCTGTGTCTCCCTATCGCTGTCGCAGACAGGCGGCCCTGGACTTGCTCTTTGACGACGTGTGGCGAGAGCTGGTTGGCTGGATGGAGGAGCTGGTCCGCAGGCATTGGGAGGGCTATGTCTCAG ATGATGAGAAGACTGCAGTGAACTTCAGCCCATCACAGTCTGATGCTGAGAATCCTTTCCTGCTTCTGTCCACACATCCCACCCTTCTCCCCAGGCTAGGCCAGATCAGGGTGCCCCAGCTAACAGGCAGCCTGCAACCCCAG ACCACAAAATCAAGGGTCTCAAAGCACAAGTCCAGACGGAAATCCAAAAAGCAGAAAAAGCCATCCACT tcCAGTCGGGTACCAGTAGGGGCAGCGGTGACGCATCACAACCTCAACGACCTCATAATGATCCACGGCATCCCCCTGCAGCAGAGGAACCTGGGTGTGATGGAGAGAGCTCA GGATCCTGAGGAGAGGGTGGTGGTGACCCATCGGCCAGGGTCCAGTGTGATTCCGTCCAGCAAGCCCCGTCCTCGCCGGGTGCTGGAGCAGagctcctcctccctgtcccgtCCGCCCCAGTCGGCGCTACGCCGTAACCCCCCCCCACGTACCCTTCTGCCCTTGGTTCCCTGCCTGACACAGTTCAGTGCCGCCGGCTCCATGGAGGAGGTCATCCGTGGGACACGCCT ACCCACAGCCAGTGACCGCCTGGCCTCGCCTCTGATACCTCTGGGCAGGAACACACTCCTTCCCCCCATCGGGACAGAAGAAGCTGAACCCACGCACTCTGGACAGCACTTCAGACCTACTCAG CGGCATAGAGGCTTGTCCAGTCGTGCCCATAGTGCTGTTACAGATGAAGCTGGTTGTTTGCTTCCTCGGGATCGGCTTCATCAATTGGATGTATTCTCCCGTCCCAACACCACCCACACCTACAGG TCAGACACCCCTTACCGCCGCTCCTTCACGGTGCTGGACAACATTGGACAGGGGCGTCCTGGCAGAGAATCTTTGGGTACAG ACTCTTTGGGCATCGGAGTGATGGGCATCAGTCTGGGCATCAGTCTGGGTATCAGCAGTTCCTCCTTCCTGGACTCCTTCATCCACCACCCTCTGGGCCACTCCCCCATCAAGGATGAGGAGGAGCCTGACACACAAGCCCCTACCCCAG CTGTACTGGTGCCTGTGTCAGTCCCAGCACGCTCCTACAGCCGGGGGGGCTTCACATCCCGCAGTAGCAGACCTGGGTTGTAG
- the LOC118369772 gene encoding protein ecdysoneless homolog isoform X1 produces the protein MSSHEGAHLPWSHSNEPFGFDPDSMASALDRLLDMSGAKDEELDSDDLDDVDEAVDGPTGLRGDEGAEASEGLRKYMDEMDHELMGTSMGQSFNQQQGTNKAGPAANGCPRSPSGEGLLGEDEEIQPLDIDLNMVTNLLESLSSRAGRAGL, from the exons ATGTCGTCACATGAAGGGGCCCATCTACCCTG GTCCCATTCAAATGAGCCTTTCGGGTTTGATCCAGACTCTATGGCCAGTGCACTGGACAGACTACTGG ACATGTCAGGGGCTAAGGATGAGGAGTTGGATTCAGATGACCTAGATGATGTCGATGAGGCAGTGGATGGTCCTACCGGACTGCGGGGGGATGAAGGGGCAGAGGCTTCGGAAGGTCTTAGGAAGTACATGGATGAGATGGACCATGAGCTCATGGGCACCAGCATGGGACAGAGCTTCAACCAGCAG CAGGGCACCAATAAAGCAGGCCCAGCAGCCAATGGCTGCCCTCGTTCCCCCAGCGGGGAGGGTCTGCTGGGTGAGGATGAGGAGATCCAGCCCCTGGACATAGACCTTAACATGGTCACTAACCTCCTGGAGTCTCTGAGCTCCCGGGCTGGCCGGGCCGGCCTCTAA
- the LOC118369772 gene encoding protein ecdysoneless homolog isoform X2 produces the protein MSSHEGAHLPWSHSNEPFGFDPDSMASALDRLLDMSGAKDEELDSDDLDDVDEAVDGPTGLRGDEGAEASEGLRKYMDEMDHELMGTSMGQSFNQQGTNKAGPAANGCPRSPSGEGLLGEDEEIQPLDIDLNMVTNLLESLSSRAGRAGL, from the exons ATGTCGTCACATGAAGGGGCCCATCTACCCTG GTCCCATTCAAATGAGCCTTTCGGGTTTGATCCAGACTCTATGGCCAGTGCACTGGACAGACTACTGG ACATGTCAGGGGCTAAGGATGAGGAGTTGGATTCAGATGACCTAGATGATGTCGATGAGGCAGTGGATGGTCCTACCGGACTGCGGGGGGATGAAGGGGCAGAGGCTTCGGAAGGTCTTAGGAAGTACATGGATGAGATGGACCATGAGCTCATGGGCACCAGCATGGGACAGAGCTTCAACCAGCAG GGCACCAATAAAGCAGGCCCAGCAGCCAATGGCTGCCCTCGTTCCCCCAGCGGGGAGGGTCTGCTGGGTGAGGATGAGGAGATCCAGCCCCTGGACATAGACCTTAACATGGTCACTAACCTCCTGGAGTCTCTGAGCTCCCGGGCTGGCCGGGCCGGCCTCTAA
- the LOC118369772 gene encoding protein ecdysoneless homolog isoform X3 has translation MSSHEGAHLPWSHSNEPFGFDPDSMASALDRLLDDLDDVDEAVDGPTGLRGDEGAEASEGLRKYMDEMDHELMGTSMGQSFNQQQGTNKAGPAANGCPRSPSGEGLLGEDEEIQPLDIDLNMVTNLLESLSSRAGRAGL, from the exons ATGTCGTCACATGAAGGGGCCCATCTACCCTG GTCCCATTCAAATGAGCCTTTCGGGTTTGATCCAGACTCTATGGCCAGTGCACTGGACAGACTACTGG ATGACCTAGATGATGTCGATGAGGCAGTGGATGGTCCTACCGGACTGCGGGGGGATGAAGGGGCAGAGGCTTCGGAAGGTCTTAGGAAGTACATGGATGAGATGGACCATGAGCTCATGGGCACCAGCATGGGACAGAGCTTCAACCAGCAG CAGGGCACCAATAAAGCAGGCCCAGCAGCCAATGGCTGCCCTCGTTCCCCCAGCGGGGAGGGTCTGCTGGGTGAGGATGAGGAGATCCAGCCCCTGGACATAGACCTTAACATGGTCACTAACCTCCTGGAGTCTCTGAGCTCCCGGGCTGGCCGGGCCGGCCTCTAA